Below is a genomic region from Ancylothrix sp. D3o.
GGGCGACATTTTCGTTAAGATTATTGAGATTAATCGTCAAAATTTTATCGAAAATATTTCCTGTCCCATCTGTGACTCGCACAGTAATGCTATGAGTGGGGGTTGATTCAAAATCTAAAACCGCACTAGGGGCCACTACTAGCTGATTATTACTAATAACAAACCGGCCCCCCGCATCATCAATTAAAGCAAAACTTTGGCTATCTCCTACATCGGGATCTGTTGCTGATAAAATGCCAACAACTGTACCACCGGCGCTATTTTCATCCAAGCTATTATTGCTCAATAAAATATCAGTTGGTGGGGTGTTTGGGCTAGTTTCATTAACATCATTAATATTCACCGTAAAGGTTTGCTCAAAACTCAACCCACCGCTATCAGTCGTGCGAATAGTAATGCTATGAGACGTATTAGTTTCAAAGTCCAGTAAGGAACCATCTGCCACCACAATTTGATTGCCATCAAGCTTAAACCGGCCCCCCGCATCATCTACAAGGGTGTAGGTATGGGTATCCCCAGCATTTGGATCTGTGGTCGAAAGCGTCCCAATTTCAGTTTCATTGGCGCTATTTTCTGGGATGATATTATTAGATAAACCAATTTCTGCCGGCGCGACATTTTCGTTAAGATCATTGAGATTAATCGTCAAAATTTTATCGAAAATATTTCCTGTCCCATCTGTGACTCGCACAGTAATGCTATGAGTGGGGGTTGATTCAAAATCTAAAACCGCACCAGGGGCCACTACTAGCTGATTATTACTAATAACAAACCGGCCCCCCGCATCATCAATTAAAGCAAAACTTTGGCTATCTCCCCCATCTGGATCTGTCGCTGATAAAATGCCAACAACTGTACCACCAACGCTATTTTCATCCAAGTTATTCTGACTTAGCGAAATATCAGTTGGGGCAGAATTATTGGGGAGATTTTCATTAACATCATTAAGATTAATGCTGAAAACTTTGTCAAAACTCAACCCGCCGGCATCGGTGACGCGAATTGTAATAGAGTGAACTTGACTTGTTTCGTAATCTAATAAAGTCCCACTGGCAACCAGTAAGCGATTACCTTCAATTTTAAACCGGCCCCCGGCATTTTCTACCAGCGTATAAGTGTGGGTGTCATTACCATCAGGATCGCTGGTTGAAACCGTCCCAATTAAAGTTTCATTGGCGCTATTTTCATTAACACGATTATTAGAAAGCGTAATCTCAGTCGGAGAATTGTTAACAGGTGGAGGATTAACCGGCAGAAAATCCGAGCGTGTTAGGGGTATATTTCCGTCTAATACGGCTAAATAATCGCCAGTATTTTTGTCTTGAATAATCGTTTTTTCGGCATTCTCTCCCGTCCCCGGAATAATATTTAAATCTTCAAACTTTACGCCTTCAATTAACTCTATTTTATCCTGACCAGGCTCGAAATCAGTAATATTATCAGCATCCGTTAATTGCGGCCCGCCGGTGCTACCTGTTGGCAATTTCCCGATCTGAAAAATGTCGTTCCCATCTCCACCGCTGAGAGTATCCGCACCTTCATCGCCCGAAATAATATCATTTCCAGCACCACCAGAAATTGATTCATTGCCGGCACCCCCGCTAATAGTGTCGTTTCCACCGGCCCCTATAATAGTGTCATTTCTCTCGGTACCGATAAGGGTATTGTCCTGCTCATTCCCTAAAATAAGGTTAGGATTTGGGTTAGGATTTGGATTCGGGTTAGGATTCGGGTTAGGATTCGGGTTAGGGTTAGGGTTAGGATTTGGATTTGGATTTGGATTCGGGTTAGGATTTGGATTCGGGTTAGGATTCGGGTTAGGATTTGGGTTTGGATTCGGGTTAGGATTCGGGTTAGGATTTGGGTTAGGATTTGGATTTGGATTTGGATTCGGGTTAGGGTTAGGGTTTGGGTTAGGATTCGGGTTCGGGTTAGGATTCGGATTTGGATTTGGGTTAGGATTTGGATTCGGGTTAGGATTCGGATTTGGATTTGGGTTAGGATTGCCGCTGTTCTCAGTGCTATCGGTAATAAAATAGGAACGGTTGAGGATAGAGGTAAAATCCCCTTTTAAGACGGCTAAATATTCACCAGTGCCTTTAATATCTTGAATAATGGTGTAACCGGCATACTCGCCACTGCCGGCAAAAATCCGTAAGTCGTCGTAAGTGACACCACCAATTAATAAAAATTTATCAGCAGCGGTGCCAAAATCGAGTAAAAAGTCGCTATCAATAATATTGACACCGCCACTGGTCAGATATCCAGGGACATCGTTTCTTCTGCCAATAACAAAAGTGTCGTCACCTTCACCGCCGTACAGACTATCAGATCCGAGATCGCCAGAAAGCAAATCGTTACCAAGATCGCCAAAAAGGAGGTCATTATTTTTACCGGCGTGTAAAGTATCGTCACCTTTACCACCATTTAAGGTATCGTCTTTTTCGTTGCCAAAAATAAGATCAGCAGCGTTATTACCGAAAAGTTGATCTTTATCATCTCCTCCCAAAATAGTATCGTCGCCTTCATTCCCCAAAACCGTATCATTGCCAAAATCACCAGAAAGACTATCGCTATCTTTGTCACCAAAAACAAAGTCATCATCTTTGCCGGCAAAAATACTGTCTTTTCCTTCGCCTCCGTACAAAGTGTCGTTGCCTTTGTTACCAAAAAGATAGTCATCTCCTTTTCCGCCAAACATTAAATCTGCATCGTTTGTTTGGTCGCTGTCCGAAAAGATGCCGGTGTTTCCGATCAGCGTGTCGTTGCCAAGATCACCATAAATACTATCTTGATCAACATCGCCATATACACAGTCGTTTTCTTTCCCACCGCGTAAAGTATCTTTTCCTTTGCCTCCCCGGAGGGTATCGTTTTCTTTATTGCCATTTAGGAAGTCATTGCCTTGGTTTCCAAAAACAGTATCTTCCCCGTCTATGGCTGTGACGACATCATCGCCATCAAAGGTCGTGATCAGGTCTTGCCCTAATTTTCCATCTAGGGAGTCATTTTTGATTGTTCCGTTGAGTAAAAACATAATTTTTGTTAGCTACCTGATCAACGACTAGGGACTGTAGTAAGCTAGGATAGAGAATAGGAAAAGGTTACAGCCAACTTTTTAGCTGGTTAACTTTATTAAACTAAAGATGTCTTAGAGGGGGCTGGGTTCCGTTATCGAAAAAAAGCGTGTTTACCACGTTGGCTTTTTTCATGGTGACAATTTTAACTCTAAATGTCCAGTAAGATTACGCATCTGTCAATAAAAACACACAGAAAATTCACATTTAATGAGGATTTAAGAAATTTGTGTAAAGTTCTCAGGAGATGACAAAGATTTATAGCGCTGAAAGTCTTGGTGATTGGGAAGTTCACAAAAGACAGATGAGCAAAAGAGAAATTTTTACTATATTTGTATTCTGGTGATTTCTACTAAAAGCGTAGAAAATAATTTCATGCAATGGCAGTAAGACTGCCTCAATATTTTATGGGGCAGCCCGCTTGCTATTTTTTGTTAGACCAGGCGTGTGGGAACTAAGAAAGAGAAACTTTGAATATTTAGCTGCCAACTTCCAAGATCATGCCTTCATGGGCGACAACTGCGTTAGGACACGCGCCTCGGAGTTGTTCTGTGAGGCGATCTAAAAAGTCGTCGCTGTGGGTGGGTTCGTGGTGGAAGACGACAAAACGCTTGACACCGGCCACTTTGGAAATTCTTAAGCCTTCTTGCCAGGTGGAATGCCCCCAACCGACTTTAGGTGATTTGGGGTTATGGTATTCTTCATCAGTGTACATGGCATCATAAATTAACAAGTCGGCGTTCTGAGCTAAATGCAGCACGCTTTCATCAATGCGATCTGGAAAATGTTCGGTGTCTGTACAGTAAAAAACCGAACGCCCTTGCCAGGAAACGCGATAACCCATTGCGTTGTTTGGATGGTTGAGGTGGCCGGTTTCAATGGTGATGTCGTCGAGTTGAAAAACATCGCCGGGGATGAGTTCATAAAATTTCATCTCTGCTTGCATACCGGCAATGGGGATGGGAGAGTTGGGGTGTAGTACACGGTCGATAAAATGCTGTTTCATGGACTCAGCATCCGGGGGGACTGCGCCGTGTATGTGAAAGCAGTTACCTTCGATAAAGGCGGGGGTGAAAAAGGGAAAGCCTTGGATGTGATCCCAATGGTAATGGGTGAAAAACATATAGGCTTCGGTGGGCATATCTTTAAGCAGATGTTGCCCCAAGCGTTGGAGGCCGGTGCCACCGTCAAAAATTAGGCGTTTATCCCCTATTCGCATTTCAATACAGGAGGTATTACCGCCGTAGCGAACGGTGTCTTTTCCTGGGGATGGCACGCTACCTCTGACTCCCCAGAACTGTACGACAAATGAGGATGAAGAATTGTTAGTCATGTTTTATTAAATAGGTTCAGATCAGGGCGAGAATACAAGGGCATCGCTTTTTTTAGGGCGATGGACTATGCTGCGGGTTGACCAATAATAATATCGCTCTGCCAAGCAGCCTTAAGGAGCGTTTTTTTTAAGGTATCCTATGCTTTGTCCAACGTCATTAGCTTTTTGAGTGGGTAAAGATGTTGGGTAACATTTACAATTTTGGTTCATAAATTACCCTTTGGTAAGGAAAGTGTGGTTTTTTTTAGCCGGATAGGCTGTGATTTTGTTTTTTGTGTGTAGAGGGTGCGGCATTTTTACTTACAACAATTTTGGTTAAGCAGGAGGAAAATTTTGCTTTTTTTGAGGGCCGGTGTTACTCTTAGCTCTGATTGAGGGTGAAGTTTTGCTCCCGGCTGTCTTCTCTGGGTTGAGTCTGAGAATTACATGGCACCCTTTTTAAGAATTGGAAACTGACAACAATTTTTTAACGTCAAGGAGGTTATGTTTGTGACCGACCTTTGTTAAAAAATATTGCAGCCATAATTATTTTTACGGTTGCTGAGTGACTCCGGTTAATCAATCTTAGTAATTAGCCGGTAAGGAATGTCAGTTTTGGATAGATCTATTCCTATAAGCCGGCGCTAAAGCACTACACACAAGAGCGCTAAAGCACTACACACAAGAGCGCTAAAGCACTACACACAAGAGCGCTAAAGCACTACACACAAGAGCGCTACTACATACCGAGGAGTTTACATTGACCCTGATGGCGCAAAAGGTGATCGCACAGCACTAAGGCAACCATTGCTTCTACCATAGGCACTGCTCTAGGTAAGACGCAAGGATCGTGCCGGCCTTTAGCTGCTAGTATAGTCTCTTCTCCGCCACTCGTCACTGTTCGCTGTTCTTTGCGAATGGTTGCGGTTGGTTTGAAGGCGGTTCGGATAATAATATTTTCTCCGTTTGAGATGCCACCTTGCACGCCTCCAGAACGATTTGTGACAGTACGAATTTCGCCTTTTTCGTCGGTATAAAATTCGTCGTTGTGTTCGATTCCCGATAGCAGGGTGCCGGCAAATCCTGAGCCGATTTCAAAGCCTTTGCTGGCCGGTAAGGACATAACTGCTTTTGCTAAATCTGCTTCAAGTTTATCAAATACCGGCTCTCCTAATCCTTTGGGTACGTTTCTCGCCACGCACTCTACAATTCCGCCGATTGAATTGCCGTCATCTCTGATTTTTTCTATTAGTTCAATCATGCGTTCGGCTGCTTGGGCATCGGGACAGCGAACAATGTTGCTTTCGACTTGTTCGAGGGTTACTGTGTTGGGATCTATTTCACTTTCTAAATCTTTAATTTTTTTAACATAAGCAATAATTTCAACGCCGGCAACTTGTTTAAGTATTTTTTTGGCTATCGCACCGGCTGCTACTCTTCCTATTGTTTCCCTTGCTGAAGATCGCCCCCCTCCTTGCCAATTGCGAATTCCATATTTTGCATCATAAGTAGCGTCGGCATGGGAAGGTCGATAAGTTGTTGCCATTTGATCATAATCTTGGGGCCGAGTATCTTGATTTTTTACTAAAATTGTGATAGGCGTTCCCAAAGTTTTGCCCTGAAAAACACCGGACAAAATTTCGCAAGTATCGCTTTCTTTACGGGGGGTTGTAATTTTGCTTTGTCCGGGGCGACGACGGTCTAGTTCTACTTGTATTTCTTCTAAGGAAATTTCTAGTTGCGGTGGACACCCATCTATAACGACTCCGACTGCTCCACCGTGCGATTCTCCAAAGGTGCTAATACGAAACAAATGACCGAATATATTTCCCATAAGATTTTAACAAGTGGTAGGGCGATTTGTATCTTATCACTGTTTTGTCATTGGTCATTGGTCAAAGGACTATCGCATCTGGGACGGATGCGCCACTAATGACAAATGACAAATGACAAATGACCCTTAACGATTTTCTATTTGACGAACTGCTGTTAAAGCTGAATAAGAAACACCGGCAGTGCCTTCACCTGGGTGGGTAGAATCTCCTACTAACCAGAGATTTTTTAAGGGTGTTCTTGTGGCTATTCCAAAGGGGCCAAAGGTAGGAATTCTTTGCCCAACTCCGCCAACAATTCCTCTTTCGCGGCCTGTATAATTCTCAAAGGTTCGGGGGGTGGCGGCTTCTTGATAGACTATTGTTTCTGGGGTTAAATTGAAGTAAGAACTGAGCCGGTTTATGGCTTGTTTGGTGTAGTTTTCTTTGAGGTGTTGATAATTTTGGGAGTTATACCAACGGCGGGTATCGGTGAATGTTGAAGCGGTGATGGTAGCATAACCGGCCGGTGCGCGTCCATCCCCCGGTTTACTGACAGAAACAAATAGGGAATTATTTTCGCCAATTTCTCCCTTATAGTCGTAGAAAAATTGCAGGTGCGGCGGACAACCGGCAGGAATTGCTGTTTCTTTTACGCCTAAATAAACGACAAATGCGCCGGAAGGAGAATCTAATTTATCGACGCGATAACGATAGGCAGGTAGTCCTCCTAAGCCAAAAATTGCTGCTAAATTTGATAAAGGGGATGGGGATAAATTTGAGAGCGGTTCGGAGCCTATTAATTTTACTAAGTTTTGCACCGGCACATTCGCTACGACAATTTCTGCCGGTTGGGTGAAAACTTCTTTGGTTTTTTGATTTTCTACCACGACACCAGAAACTATGCCATCTTTGACAATAATTTCTTTGACGGTGTGGCGCATGAATAATTTGCCGTTATATTTTTCTAGGGCTTCCACAAGCCGGTCACTTAAAACCTGCATACTGCCTTGAAGATGATATAAACCTTGGGGAGATTGGGAAACGGCTAAAGCAGTGGCGGCATAAAGTAAGGCGGTTTCTTCGCTATCTACTTGGGAATAAAGTTTGAGTTGTAAATCTAAAAAAGTTTTCAGTCTTAAGTTATCTGCTAAACCCAAAAAACGGAGGGCATCTGCAACTGTCCAAAGGGTGAAAGGAACGGTGATTAAAGTATCGGGACGTAGGGCTTGAATTAATTGCCAAATATCCCAAAAATTGCGGGGAGGTAAGACAGGATCGCGGCTTTGGAATGCCCAACTAGCTTGAAATAAGATTTTAAATAATTGCCAGAATTTTTCACTACCCGGAAATTGTTTTTCTCGTTCGGCTTGCCATTTTTTGGGGTCTCGCCAAACGCTGATGGGTTCGGTTTCGCCGGGGAGAAATACGGCACAGGCGGGGTCGCAAAAGGTGGCGGGGGGGATTTCGATGTCGAGTTCTGAGAAGATACGATGATGGATGCCTCCGGGTTCTAAACCGGCAACTTGGGTGGCACCAACGTCGAAGGTGAAATTTTTGCGCTTGAAGGTGGAGGCGCAACCACCGGGGACAATGGCAAGATCGTAGACGGTGACGGGATAGCCACGTTTGGCCAGAAGGGCGGCGGTGGTTAGTCCGCCTATACCGGCTCCGATGACTACGGTGGCTGCATTTCCTTGGGGGTGGGACATAAAAATTTTTACATTTCGTAATGTTCTGTTTTTTAGTTTGACGGTTTTATACGGTTTGGAGCAAGTTGAGCAGCCAAGAAAAAATGGGGCTTGCTCACCTTTTGGGTAAATAATTATTAAGATATGGAAATAATGACCGAAATTTTGTCCATACCAGTAAAAGAGTCTCTTCAGTTCCTTACATGACATCAACACTACGGAAGTCTTCGTTTTTTAGTTTATCGCCCGAACAGCAGCTTTATGAGCGGCTGAATTTTCCACAATTTAGGCGCCTCGCTTCTGGTTTAACGATTATTGCTGAGCAGTTGCCGGTGGAAGCGGTTAATCTGAGTTTGTGGGTGAATGTGGGTTCGGCTGTTGAGTCGGATGAGATTAATGGCATGGCTCATTTTTTGGAACACATGATTTTTAAGGGGACTGAGCGACTTGCTGCGGGTGAGTTTGAGCGTCGAATTGAGGAAAGGGGTGCGGTGACTAATGCGGCGACTTCGCAGGATTATACGCATTTTTATTTGACTTCGGCTCCCCAGGATTTTGCGCTTTTGGCTCCTTTACAATTTGATGTGGTTTTTAATCCGAAAATTCCTGATCAGGCGTTTGAACGGGAACGTGGTGTGGTGTTGGAGGAAATTCGCCGTTCGCAGGATAATCCTCGACGTCGGACTTTTTACCGGTCTATGGAATTGGCGTTTGATGTGTTGCCTTATCGGCGTCCGGTTTTGGGGCCGGCTGAGGTTATTGAAAATTTAATTCCTCAACAAATGCGGGATTTTCATCAGCGTTTTTATGTGCCTTCTAATATTACGGCGGTGGCGGTTGGGAATTTGCCGGTTGAGGAGTTGTTAGAAATTGTTGAGGAGAGTTTCACTCAGGTTTGGCAACAAAAAGAAGCTTCAGAAGTGGTTGAGCCGGTGGGGAATGGTTATTCGCCTGAGCCGGCTTTTGAGGAGATTGTTCGCCGCGAGTATGTGGATGAAAGTTTGCAACAGGCGCGGTTAGTTATGGTTTGGCGGGTGTCGGGTATTGCTGAGTTGGAACAAACTTATGCGCTGGATGTGTTGGCAAATATTTTGTCTGGGGGACGGACTTCTCGTTTGGTTCAAGATTTAAGGGAAAAGCGGGGTTTGGTTTCTCAAGTTGGTGTCAGTAATATGACACACCGGCACCAAGGAACTTTTTATATTTCGGCGCAACTTAGCAACGAAAATTTGCCAATTGTTGAGGAGGCAATTGTTGAACATATCCGCGAAATGCAGGAGGGTTTTGTGACTGAGGCGGAAATTGCTCGTGTGCGAACTCAGGTGGCAAATCGTTTTGTTTTTGGCAATGAGGCTCCTTCTGATCGGGCGGGTTTGTATGGTTATTATCAGTCGATGATGAATGATTTGGGGCCGGCTTTGAATTATCCGGCGCGTATTCAAGCGTTGGATGCTATTGATTTGCAAGAAGCTGCAAGGCGTTTTTTATCTCCAACGGCTTATGGTGTTTTAATCATTCGTCCGAAATAGATAAATTGATAATTGATAATTGGAAGTTGGAAATCAATTATCAATTATCACTTGAGAAATTACGGCATTTGCCAAATTTTTACGGTGTTGTCGTTGCCGGCGGAGGCGAGGGTTTTGCCGTCGGGGCTGAAGGTGACGTTAAAGACGCTTTTTGTGTGCCCTCTTAGGGTTCGGATGGCTCTGCCGTTTTGGGTGTTCCAGAGTCGGACGGTTTGATCGTCACCGGCTGAGGCGAGGATGCGTCCGTTGGGGCTGATGGCGACGGCGTGGACGGGAAAGCCGTGTCCGGTTAGGGTGTTGAGGAGTGTGCCGGTTTTGGGGTTCCAGAGTTTGATGGTTTTGTCGAAGCTGGCGGAGGCGAGCCGGTTTCCGTCGGGGGTGAAGGTGAGAGAGCTTATCCAGTCTGTGTGGCCGGTGAGGGTTTCGCGGAGTTGGCCGGTGTTGATGTCCCAGAGTTTGATGGTGCGGTCGAGGCTGCCAGAGGCGAGGGTTTGGCCGTCGGGGCTGAAGGTGATGGCGTTTACTCCGTCTGTGTGGCCGGTGAGGGTGCGGATATAGCCGCCGGTTTGGAGGTTCCAAAGGATGATGCTGTTGTCCCAACTGCCGGTGGCGGCTATTTGGCCGTTGGGACTGATGGCGACGCTTTCGACGCGGGCGGTGTGGTTATATAGGGTGTAGCGGAGTTGGCCGGTTTTGAGGTTCCAAATGTTGGCGGTGTTGTCTTTGCTACCAGAGATGAGGGTTTCTCCGTCGGGGGAGATGGCGAGAGCGGTGATGTCGTCTAGGTGGACTGTAAGGGTGTAGCGGAGTTCGCCGGTGTTTGGGTTCCAGAGTTTGATTTTGTCGTCGATGCTGCCGGTGGCTAGGGTTTGGCCGTCTGGACTGTAGGCAAGGCCAAATATGGCGAAGTTGCTGTCTAAGCTACGGACTATGAGGTTATTTTGGGCGATTTTTTGGGGGGTGGCGGTTATGGGTTTGCTTAGTACGACTGCTGTACAGGCTGTCAGGGCTAAGGATATTAAGGTTTTTTGTAGCCGGTTTGGAGTCATGGTGCGGTTTTAGGTTTTAGATTTTAGATTTTAGATTGTAAATGTTTGCTGGCTGGGTTGTTTCAGGAAAATTTCTCGTATTTTAGGTGAAAGTTGTGTGTTTTGATAGCTTTATGTTTGAAAATAGGGAAATATTTTAAAATATTGGGCGATTGTGTGGGGTGAGGTGTTGATGATAGGTGGTTGAGTTGAAAAACCCGATTTTTTCAATAAACCGGGTTTATTTGAGGGGGCTATTGAGGTTTTTTCAAACAAAAGTTTTCTCCGCTCATGTCTCCTAAACAGTCGCCTTTGTGGGTAGTAATTATGGTTGATTTTACCGTAGGGAATTGTTTAAGGGTGGCTTCGATTGAGCTTTTCATGCGTGCATCATCGCCTATTCCTGCTGAAAGAACTGGGCGACAAAATTTTAAACGAGCGACTCCTTGGATAATAGAAATTGTAAAGTCTTTGCCACAGTTTGAGTTGCCTTGGAGTTTAAGCGGGGCGATTAATCCTTTGCTTTTTTCGCTGCTATTGGGGCCGGCAATTAGTTGCTGGATGGCAAATTCTGCTACGCTTCTGCTGGTGGTTGTTCGCCACACCGGCTCGACGTAATTAAGGTTGTTATTGCTGTTGGGTAGTTTTGGGAAAAAGACTTTGACTTTGGCTTGACTTTGACTAATTTTTTGGGGCGGGTTTAGGGGGGATGTGGTGCCGGCTTGGATGGGGTAGGTGTTGACAAGGCTAAGGAAAGTAATTAAGCCAAGTCCAAATACATTTGAGTTCAAAAATTTAGGCATAAAAAGTAATGCTGTTGCTTGAAAGTTGGATATTTTTAAGATAAAATATCAGAAACGGAAAGGTTGACCTAGTGTGCCAGTTTGGCAATTGAACGCGAAAGTCGGTTTAACAGATTTTTTTAAATTGTGTGGTTTTGAAGTAAAAATGAGGAGTAAAAATGGTTTCTGATTTGAAAAAACGGGTGGTGGTGGTGGGGGCCGGTTGGGCTGGCTTGGGTGCTAGTTATCATTTGGCAAAGCAAGGTTATGATGTGACACTTTTGGAAGCCGGTGCTTATCCGGGGGGGTTGGTGGCGGGGTGGAAAACTGCGGGGGGTCGTTCGGTTGAGGCCGGCATTCATGGGTTTTGGTATCCATATAATAATATTTTTTCTTTGGTGGATGAATTAGGTTTAAAACCGTTTACTCCTTGGACAAAATCAGCCCAATATTCACCGGCCGGTTTGGAGGTAGAATCGCCTATTTTTCAAAATGAACCGCGTTTGCCAACACCGTTAGGAACGTTTATTTATACGCAGTTTAAACGTTTGCCTTTAGTTGATCGGCTTTCGGCTTTGCCGTTGCTTTATGCGGTGATTGATTTTGATAATTCTGATGAAGCTTGGCGCCGGTATGATGGGGTGACGGCACGGGAGTTGTTTAAGCAATTTGGGGTTTCGGCAAGGCTTTATAAGGAGTCTTTTGAGCCGATGTTATTGGTGGGTTTATTTGCGCCTGGTGAGCAATGTTCGGCGGCGGCGGCGTTGGGAATGTTGTATTATTTTATTTTGGCTCATCAGCCGGATTTTGATGTGGTTTGGTGCCGGGGTACGGTAGGGGA
It encodes:
- a CDS encoding MBL fold metallo-hydrolase, whose amino-acid sequence is MTNNSSSSFVVQFWGVRGSVPSPGKDTVRYGGNTSCIEMRIGDKRLIFDGGTGLQRLGQHLLKDMPTEAYMFFTHYHWDHIQGFPFFTPAFIEGNCFHIHGAVPPDAESMKQHFIDRVLHPNSPIPIAGMQAEMKFYELIPGDVFQLDDITIETGHLNHPNNAMGYRVSWQGRSVFYCTDTEHFPDRIDESVLHLAQNADLLIYDAMYTDEEYHNPKSPKVGWGHSTWQEGLRISKVAGVKRFVVFHHEPTHSDDFLDRLTEQLRGACPNAVVAHEGMILEVGS
- the aroC gene encoding chorismate synthase; this encodes MGNIFGHLFRISTFGESHGGAVGVVIDGCPPQLEISLEEIQVELDRRRPGQSKITTPRKESDTCEILSGVFQGKTLGTPITILVKNQDTRPQDYDQMATTYRPSHADATYDAKYGIRNWQGGGRSSARETIGRVAAGAIAKKILKQVAGVEIIAYVKKIKDLESEIDPNTVTLEQVESNIVRCPDAQAAERMIELIEKIRDDGNSIGGIVECVARNVPKGLGEPVFDKLEADLAKAVMSLPASKGFEIGSGFAGTLLSGIEHNDEFYTDEKGEIRTVTNRSGGVQGGISNGENIIIRTAFKPTATIRKEQRTVTSGGEETILAAKGRHDPCVLPRAVPMVEAMVALVLCDHLLRHQGQCKLLGM
- the crtD gene encoding C-3',4' desaturase CrtD — its product is MSHPQGNAATVVIGAGIGGLTTAALLAKRGYPVTVYDLAIVPGGCASTFKRKNFTFDVGATQVAGLEPGGIHHRIFSELDIEIPPATFCDPACAVFLPGETEPISVWRDPKKWQAEREKQFPGSEKFWQLFKILFQASWAFQSRDPVLPPRNFWDIWQLIQALRPDTLITVPFTLWTVADALRFLGLADNLRLKTFLDLQLKLYSQVDSEETALLYAATALAVSQSPQGLYHLQGSMQVLSDRLVEALEKYNGKLFMRHTVKEIIVKDGIVSGVVVENQKTKEVFTQPAEIVVANVPVQNLVKLIGSEPLSNLSPSPLSNLAAIFGLGGLPAYRYRVDKLDSPSGAFVVYLGVKETAIPAGCPPHLQFFYDYKGEIGENNSLFVSVSKPGDGRAPAGYATITASTFTDTRRWYNSQNYQHLKENYTKQAINRLSSYFNLTPETIVYQEAATPRTFENYTGRERGIVGGVGQRIPTFGPFGIATRTPLKNLWLVGDSTHPGEGTAGVSYSALTAVRQIENR
- a CDS encoding pitrilysin family protein, which gives rise to MTSTLRKSSFFSLSPEQQLYERLNFPQFRRLASGLTIIAEQLPVEAVNLSLWVNVGSAVESDEINGMAHFLEHMIFKGTERLAAGEFERRIEERGAVTNAATSQDYTHFYLTSAPQDFALLAPLQFDVVFNPKIPDQAFERERGVVLEEIRRSQDNPRRRTFYRSMELAFDVLPYRRPVLGPAEVIENLIPQQMRDFHQRFYVPSNITAVAVGNLPVEELLEIVEESFTQVWQQKEASEVVEPVGNGYSPEPAFEEIVRREYVDESLQQARLVMVWRVSGIAELEQTYALDVLANILSGGRTSRLVQDLREKRGLVSQVGVSNMTHRHQGTFYISAQLSNENLPIVEEAIVEHIREMQEGFVTEAEIARVRTQVANRFVFGNEAPSDRAGLYGYYQSMMNDLGPALNYPARIQALDAIDLQEAARRFLSPTAYGVLIIRPK
- a CDS encoding WD40 repeat domain-containing protein, whose product is MTPNRLQKTLISLALTACTAVVLSKPITATPQKIAQNNLIVRSLDSNFAIFGLAYSPDGQTLATGSIDDKIKLWNPNTGELRYTLTVHLDDITALAISPDGETLISGSKDNTANIWNLKTGQLRYTLYNHTARVESVAISPNGQIAATGSWDNSIILWNLQTGGYIRTLTGHTDGVNAITFSPDGQTLASGSLDRTIKLWDINTGQLRETLTGHTDWISSLTFTPDGNRLASASFDKTIKLWNPKTGTLLNTLTGHGFPVHAVAISPNGRILASAGDDQTVRLWNTQNGRAIRTLRGHTKSVFNVTFSPDGKTLASAGNDNTVKIWQMP